The following proteins are co-located in the Pan troglodytes isolate AG18354 chromosome 5, NHGRI_mPanTro3-v2.0_pri, whole genome shotgun sequence genome:
- the LOC129144382 gene encoding cytosolic phospholipase A2 beta-like isoform X4 — translation MACSHRLQTRTVKNSSSPVWNQSFHFRIHRQLKPCHSFPLQNVMELKVFDQDLVTGDDPVLSVLFDVGTLRAGEFRRESFSLSPQGEGRLEVEFHLQSLADRGEWLVSNGILVARELSCLHVQLEETGDQKSSEHRVQLVVPGSCEGSQEASVGTGTFRFHCPACWEQELCIHLQDAPEEQLKVPLSALPSGQVVRLVFPTSQIPVVAIMATGGGIRAMTSLYGQLAGLKELGLLDCVSYITGASGSTSALANLSEDPEWSQKDLAGPTELLKTQVTKNKLGVLAPSQLQRYRQELAERARLGYPSCFTNLWALINEALLHDEPHDHKLSDQREALSHGQNPLPIYCALNTKGQSLTTLEFGEWCEFSPYEVGFPKYGAFIPSELFGSEFFMGQLMKRLPDSRICCLEGIWSNLYAANLQDSLYWASEPSQFWDRWVRNQANLDKEQVPLLKIEEPPSTAGRIAEFFTDLLTWRPLAQATHNFLCGLHFHKDYFQHPHFSTWKATTLDGLPNQLTPSEPHLCLLDVGYLLNTSCLPLLQPTRDVDLILSLDYNLHGAFQQLQLLGRFCQEQGIPFPPSPEEQLQPRECHTFSDPTCPGAPAVLHFPLVSDSFREYLAPGVRRTPEEAAAGEVNLSSSDYPYHYTKVTYSQEDVDKLLHLTHYNVCNNQEQLLEALRQAVQRRRQRRPH, via the exons ATGGCCTGCAGCCACAGGCTCCAGACACGCACGGTCAAGAACAGCAGTAGCCCTGTCTGGAACCAGAGCTTTCACTTCAGGATCCACAGGCAGCTCAAG CCCTGTCACTCGTTTCCCCTCCAGAATGTCATGGAACTGAAAGTCTTTGACCAGGACCTGGTGACCGGAGATGACCCTGTGTTGTCAGTACTGTTTGATGTGGGGACTCTGCGGGCTGGGGAGTTCCGGCGTGAGAGCTTCTCACTGAGCCCTCAG GGTGAGGGGCGCCTGGAAGTTGAATTTCACCTGCAGAGTCT GGCTGACCGTGGCGAGTGGCTCGTCAGCAATGGCATTCTGGTG GCCCGGGAGCTCTCCTGCTTGCACGTTCAACTGGAGGAGACAGGAGACCAGAAGT CCTCAGAGCACAGAGTTCAGCTTGTGGTTCCTGGGTCCTGTGAGGGTTCGCAGGAGGCCTCTGTGGGCACTGGCACCTTCCGCTTCCACTGCCCAGCCTGCTGGGAGCAGGAGCTGTGTATTCACCTGCAG GATGCCCCCGAGGAGCAACTAAAGGTGCCACTGAGTGCCCTGCCCTCTGGTCAAGTGGTGAGGCTTGTCTTCCCCACGTCCCAG ATCCCAGTGGTAGCTATTATGGCCACTGGTGGTGGGATCCGGGCAATGACTTCCCTGTATGGGCAGCTGGCTGGCCTGAAGGAGCTGGGCCTCTTGGATTGCGTCTCCTACATCACCGGGGCCTCGGGCTCCACCTC GGCCTTGGCCAACCTTTCTGAGGACCCAGAGTGGTCTCAGAAGGACCTGGCAGGGCCCACTGAGTTGCTGAAGACCCAGGTGACCAAGAACAAGCTGGGTGTGCTGGCCCCCAGCCAGCTGCAGCGGTACCGGCAGGAGCTGGCCGAGCGTGCCCGCTTGGGCTACCCAAGCTGCTTCACCAACCTGTGGGCCCTCATCAACGAGGCGCTGCTGCATGATGAG CCCCATGATCACAAGCTCTCAGATCAACGGGAGGCCCTGAGTCATGGCCAGAACCCTCTGCCCATCTACTGTGCCCTCAACACCAAAGGGCAGAGCCTGACCACTTTGGAATTTGGGG AGTGGTGCGAGTTCTCTCCCTACGAGGTCGGCTTCCCCAAGTACGGGGCCTTCATCCCCTCTGAGCTCTTTGGCTCCGAGTTCTTTATGGGGCAGCTGATGAAGAGGCTTCCTGACTCCCGCATCTGCTGCTTAGAAG GTATCTGGAGCAACCTGTATGCAGCCAACCTCCAGGACAGCTTATACTGGGCCTCAGAGCCCAGCCAGTTCTGGGACCGCTGGGTCAGGAACCAGGCCAACCTGG ACAAGGAGCAGGTCCCCCTTCTGAAGATAGAAGAACCACCCTCAACAGCCGGCAGGATAGCTGAGTTTTTCACCGATCTTCTGACGTGGCGTCCACTGGCCCAGGCCACACATAATTTCCTGTGTGGCCTCCATTTCCACAAAGACTACTTTCAGCATCCTCACTTCTCCACATGGAAAG CTACCACTCTGGATGGGCTCCCCAACCAGCTGACACCCTCGGAGCCCCACCTGTGCCTGCTGGATGTTGGCTACCTCCTCAATACCAGCTGCCTGCCCCTCCTGCAGCCCACTCGGGACGTGGACCTCATCCTGTCATTGGACTACAACCTCCACGGAGCCTTCCAG CAGTTGCAGCTCCTGGGCCGGTTCTGCCAAGAGCAGGGGATCCCGTTCCCGCCCAGTCCCGAAGAGCAGCTCCAGCCTCGGGAGTGCCACACCTTCTCCGACCCCACCTGCCCCGGAGCCCCCGCGGTGCTGCACTTTCCTCTGGTCAGCGACTCCTTCCGGGAGTACTTGGCCCCTG GGGTCCGGCGGACACCCGAGGAGGCGGCAGCTGGGGAGGTGAACCTGTCTTCATCGGACTATCCCTACCACTACACGAAGGTGACCTACAGCCAGGAGGACGTGGACAAGCTCCTGCACCTGACACATTACAATGTCTGCAACAACCAGGAGCAGCTGCTGGAGGCTCTGCGCCAGGCAGTGCAGCGGAGGCGGCAGCGCAGGCCCCACTGA